The proteins below come from a single Vitis vinifera cultivar Pinot Noir 40024 chromosome 9, ASM3070453v1 genomic window:
- the LOC100241207 gene encoding uncharacterized protein LOC100241207 isoform X1 → MFSFLHMASFTMKIHCFQRNFSFSSSALVPVQLPSRMETHFWYILPDEVKSATLLNQYLDILSPCEKENVLRMHGDNLKKSALLARALVRTTIARYQINSQVSPTSLKFRKNIYGKPEVDWQNHYDRNPPPLHFNISHTSSLIACGVTLDSPIGIDVEEKQRTTKNNILSFARRYFSPHEVESLSIISDPEIQRLEFLKLWTLKEAYVKALGRGFSAAPFKNFTIRFRAATKGHLHLSGNSNSKASEIIVESSDDPKTLTSNWQFALLELTGSHYAAICKEKDDDTVEGKGSVPMKLTVRKTIPFVEDQCISGKDALVLVGGL, encoded by the exons ATGTTCTCATTTCTGCACATGGCAAGTTTTACAATGAAGATACATTGCTTCCAAAGgaatttctctttttcttcatctGCTCTGGTCCCTGTACAGCTTCCATCTCGAAT GGAAACCCACTTTTGGTACATTTTACCTGATGAAGTGAAGAGTGCAACCCTCTTGAATCAATATTTGGACATTTTATCACCGTGTGAGAAAGAAAATGTTCTTCGAATGCATGGAGACAATCTTAAAAAGAGTGCACTGCTAGCCCGTGCATTGGTTCGCACTACCATTGCAAGAT ATCAGATTAATTCTCAAGTTAGTCCAACATCCTTGAAGTTTAGGAAAAACATCTACGGGAAGCCTGAG GTAGATTGGCAAAATCATTATGATCGGAACCCACCACCATTGCATTTCAACATCTCACACACTTCTTCTTTGATAGCCTGTGGAGTGACTCTGGATTCACCG ATTGGTATTGATGTGGAGGAAAAGCAGCGGACTACAAAGAACAATATATTGTCGTTTGCTCGTCGGTACTTCTCCCCCCATGAAGTGGAATCCTTATCTATTATTTCAGACCCTGAAATTCAGCGgctggaatttttaaaattatggacACTCAAG GAGGCATACGTCAAAGCATTGGGAAGGGGCTTCTCGGCTGCACctttcaaaaatttcactatCCGGTTTAGAGCTGCTACTAAAGGACACTTGCATCTTTCTGGGAATTCCAATTCCAAG GCATCCGAAATAATCGTCGAATCATCGGATGACCCCAAGACCCTCACAAGCAATTGGCAGTTTGCACTCCTGGAATTAACTGGTTCTCATTATGCTGCCATTTGCAAGGAGAAGGATGATGACACGGTTGAAG GAAAAGGGAGTGTGCCGATGAAATTGACGGTGCGGAAGACCATTCCGTTTGTTGAAGATCAATGTATTTCTGGAAAGGATGCCCTTGTTCTAGTTGGCGGATTGTAA
- the LOC100241207 gene encoding uncharacterized protein LOC100241207 isoform X2 — MHGDNLKKSALLARALVRTTIARYQINSQVSPTSLKFRKNIYGKPEVDWQNHYDRNPPPLHFNISHTSSLIACGVTLDSPIGIDVEEKQRTTKNNILSFARRYFSPHEVESLSIISDPEIQRLEFLKLWTLKEAYVKALGRGFSAAPFKNFTIRFRAATKGHLHLSGNSNSKASEIIVESSDDPKTLTSNWQFALLELTGSHYAAICKEKDDDTVEGKGSVPMKLTVRKTIPFVEDQCISGKDALVLVGGL; from the exons ATGCATGGAGACAATCTTAAAAAGAGTGCACTGCTAGCCCGTGCATTGGTTCGCACTACCATTGCAAGAT ATCAGATTAATTCTCAAGTTAGTCCAACATCCTTGAAGTTTAGGAAAAACATCTACGGGAAGCCTGAG GTAGATTGGCAAAATCATTATGATCGGAACCCACCACCATTGCATTTCAACATCTCACACACTTCTTCTTTGATAGCCTGTGGAGTGACTCTGGATTCACCG ATTGGTATTGATGTGGAGGAAAAGCAGCGGACTACAAAGAACAATATATTGTCGTTTGCTCGTCGGTACTTCTCCCCCCATGAAGTGGAATCCTTATCTATTATTTCAGACCCTGAAATTCAGCGgctggaatttttaaaattatggacACTCAAG GAGGCATACGTCAAAGCATTGGGAAGGGGCTTCTCGGCTGCACctttcaaaaatttcactatCCGGTTTAGAGCTGCTACTAAAGGACACTTGCATCTTTCTGGGAATTCCAATTCCAAG GCATCCGAAATAATCGTCGAATCATCGGATGACCCCAAGACCCTCACAAGCAATTGGCAGTTTGCACTCCTGGAATTAACTGGTTCTCATTATGCTGCCATTTGCAAGGAGAAGGATGATGACACGGTTGAAG GAAAAGGGAGTGTGCCGATGAAATTGACGGTGCGGAAGACCATTCCGTTTGTTGAAGATCAATGTATTTCTGGAAAGGATGCCCTTGTTCTAGTTGGCGGATTGTAA
- the LOC100241207 gene encoding uncharacterized protein LOC100241207 isoform X3, with protein sequence MAYQINSQVSPTSLKFRKNIYGKPEVDWQNHYDRNPPPLHFNISHTSSLIACGVTLDSPIGIDVEEKQRTTKNNILSFARRYFSPHEVESLSIISDPEIQRLEFLKLWTLKEAYVKALGRGFSAAPFKNFTIRFRAATKGHLHLSGNSNSKASEIIVESSDDPKTLTSNWQFALLELTGSHYAAICKEKDDDTVEGKGSVPMKLTVRKTIPFVEDQCISGKDALVLVGGL encoded by the exons ATGGCAT ATCAGATTAATTCTCAAGTTAGTCCAACATCCTTGAAGTTTAGGAAAAACATCTACGGGAAGCCTGAG GTAGATTGGCAAAATCATTATGATCGGAACCCACCACCATTGCATTTCAACATCTCACACACTTCTTCTTTGATAGCCTGTGGAGTGACTCTGGATTCACCG ATTGGTATTGATGTGGAGGAAAAGCAGCGGACTACAAAGAACAATATATTGTCGTTTGCTCGTCGGTACTTCTCCCCCCATGAAGTGGAATCCTTATCTATTATTTCAGACCCTGAAATTCAGCGgctggaatttttaaaattatggacACTCAAG GAGGCATACGTCAAAGCATTGGGAAGGGGCTTCTCGGCTGCACctttcaaaaatttcactatCCGGTTTAGAGCTGCTACTAAAGGACACTTGCATCTTTCTGGGAATTCCAATTCCAAG GCATCCGAAATAATCGTCGAATCATCGGATGACCCCAAGACCCTCACAAGCAATTGGCAGTTTGCACTCCTGGAATTAACTGGTTCTCATTATGCTGCCATTTGCAAGGAGAAGGATGATGACACGGTTGAAG GAAAAGGGAGTGTGCCGATGAAATTGACGGTGCGGAAGACCATTCCGTTTGTTGAAGATCAATGTATTTCTGGAAAGGATGCCCTTGTTCTAGTTGGCGGATTGTAA